A window of Notolabrus celidotus isolate fNotCel1 chromosome 11, fNotCel1.pri, whole genome shotgun sequence contains these coding sequences:
- the dcp1a gene encoding mRNA-decapping enzyme 1A — translation METVNAGHMMSLAALQRQDPYINKLLDVTGQVALYNFNSKANEWEKTEIEGTLFVYARSASPRHGFTIMNRLSAENLVEPINKDLEFQLQDPFLLYRNGNLGIYSIWFYDKRDCQRIAQLMVKIVKQEADHAKRESPESVNGVAEPRPIDILELLSKAKEEYQRAQGGERDTSAELSMKAAINTAEQVHCAPLSEKNSHLVVKQITIEELFGSSLPKEATSATLPLQHTTTTSGDPSTSYHQNQSYPTPAHQNRHPPSNLPGPDARSNHHHQAPNLPPAPYALQPSPVFQSIVPKSEHQTLCPVSPLMMSPSGLEPHGAPPGPTAPLAACTTFMGKEILSTLKPAVPSVNMNIHKPVLAPNFLPSALFPPHSFQEPKVKPHPHHMKEMDAFSQPSNLIKPLSTVAMNPGVAGPGAEISVLLSPSAFQQSINKTTAASGFPPAPSEPSSTSGGIVEPPEAPCSKTQLQETLIYLIKNDSSFLGAIHDAYLRTLTKDFSNMKV, via the exons ATGGAGACTGTGAATGCAGGACACATGATGAGTTTAGCAGCTTTACAGAGACAGGACCCGTATATTAACAAACTGCTCGATGTTACCGGCCAGGTCGCTCTGTACAACTTCAACTCCAAGGCGAACGAATGG GAGAAGACCGAAATTGAGGGGACCCTGTTTGTGTATGCGAG GTCAGCCTCACCTCGCCATGGCTTCACAATCATGAACCGCCTGAGCGCAGAGAACCTGGTTGAGCCAATCAACAAAGACTTGGAATTCCAGCTTCAGGACCCTTTCCTGCTATACAGGAATGGCAACT TGGGTATCTACAGTATTTGGTTCTACGACAAGAGGGACTGCCAACGCATCGCTCAGCTGATGGTCAA GATTGTGAAACAAGAGGCAGACCACGCCAAGAGAGAGTCACCAGAGAGTGTGAATGGTGTTGCAGAACCAAGGCCCATTGACATCCTGGAACTGCTGAGCAAAGCCAAGGAAGAATACCAGAGA GCtcagggaggggagagagacacATCTGCAGAACTGAGTATGAAAGCAGCTATCAATACAGCTGAACAAGTTCACTGCGCACCACTATCTGAAAAG AACTCTCATTTGGTGGTGAAGCAGATCACAATTGAAGAGCTCTTTGGCTCATCCCTGCCTAAGGAAGCCACTTCAGCCACCCTGCCTCTCCAGCACACTACCACTACATCTGGTGACCCCTCCACTTCTTACCACCAGAACCAGTCCTATCCTACTCCAGCCCATCAAAACCGACACCCTCCCTCCAATCTCCCAGGCCCAGATGCCAGGTCAAACCACCATCACCAAGCTCCTAACTTGCCCCCAGCGCCGTATGCTTTACAGCCCAGCCCTGTTTTCCAGTCAATAGTTCCGAAGTCAGAGCACCAAACTCTTTGCCCAGTGTCCCCTCTGATGATGTCCCCTTCTGGCTTAGAGCCCCATGGTGCTCCTCCTGGCCCTACAGCACCACTGGCAGCATGTACAACCTTTATGGGAAAGGAGATACTCAGCACGCTCAAACCGGCAGTCCCATCAGTAAACATGAACATCCACAAACCAGTCCTTGCACCAAACTTTCTGCCAAGTGCACTGTTCCCACCCCATAGCTTCCAAGAGCCCAAAGTAAAACCCCATCCCCACCACATGAAGGAAATGGATGCTTTCTCTCAGCCTTCAAACCTGATCAAACCACTGTCT ACTGTTGCCATGAATCCAGGTGTTGCTGGCCCAGGCGCAGAGATCTCAGTGCTTCTCTCCCCCAGTGCCTTCCAGCAGTCCATCAATAAGACAACAGCAGCATCAGGGTTTCCCCCTGCACCCTCTGAGCCTTCCTCCACCTCTGGAGGAATCGTAGAGCCTCCCGAAGCCCCCTGCAGCAAAACACAACTACAGGAGACTCTTATTTACCTGATTAAG AATGATTCCTCCTTCCTTGGTGCCATTCATGACGCTTACCTGCGGACCCTGACAAAGGACTTCAGCAACATGAAAGTATAG